Within Antennarius striatus isolate MH-2024 chromosome 22, ASM4005453v1, whole genome shotgun sequence, the genomic segment TCTCGACCCGGggtcactgatgatgatgatgttgggtgaggatgatgatgatggaggaggaagctgAGAGTGTCTCCTGGTGTAGACCCCCTGTCTGCCCTGGAACCCCTCCGACCCCGAAGGCTGGTTGGTGTAGGAGGACTCGTCCACCGGGAACAGGGGTCGGCTGGAGGTCAcctgacaggaacaggaagtcaggattcAGGGTTTGATCGGGATCCGAAGACAACAAAGGTCTGGAGAGTCAtgacatcctcacacacacacacacacacacacacacacgtttgttcAGGATCACGGGGGTCTAATGTCCAGAGGAGCACCCCCCCCTCTTCCACTCCACTGAGTCTCTACAGGGAAACACGACAGGAAGTTCACACCAACAGTCACAACATCTGAGCTCACCGAGTGGAACCCGACCAACGTCTACAGCGGGACAGAGAGGACcggtcagaaccagaaccaatcagaaccccCCACCCTGTTGGAAcccatcagaaccagaaccggtCTGAGTCACAGCGGGGACGGGTCGACACTGTCGGTGTCGTGTTCCGTCCCAATTCAACTCTGGTTCTGGGTTTGGGTTAAAGTTCGGGTTTGGGTTTAAATTTGGGTTTGAGTTAGCCTCCGTCTCTTTAGCTGCTAGATGCTAATTTAGGGTCAATCTGTTAGTGACGCAGAGAGGGCCGCCTGATGGACTCGACAcgggtcggggtcggggtcggggttGGGTCGTACCACGTTGAGATGTTGGCCCACGGCGACGGTTGAGTGTTCGTCGGTGGTCGTTGGTGGTCGTCGCCTCCTGGTGGTTCGgagcagcaggaacaggatggaggacaggaagaggagcaggaccGTTCCCACAATCCCCCCCGCCAGCCGGCCGTCCACGCCTCCGAACAACGGCTGCTCCGTGAACGCCCCGCGGGGGACTGCAGAGAGGAGGGGGTCAGAATCACTCTCCCCAGTAGAACCATCACCCTTTAGCGCTAACAGGCTAACGAGCTAACAGGCTAACGAGCCCCCGCTGAGCCCCCGGTCAGGATCGTGGTTGTTATCTCATTAAGGACCAGATTACTGCGGCGGCTCGGCCCGCTGGACCAGAACTCCTCCTGTtggactgtgtttgtgtttaatgagACCCCCGCTGGGGGGTGATTGAGCCTCCTGCCCCTCCACAGGAGGCTaatccacccccctccccccgcagCGGCGCAGCCTGCAGCCGCCGCGGAGCGTTCAAGGGCAGTCCACTTCACTTCCTGGTCCTCCCCCCACCTGGCTGTCCTCGCTGCAGGACCTCGATGTCCAGCGAAGCCCAGACCTCCTCCCCAGACTCCTGGTCCCGGGCCACCACCTGCAGGGGGGtgtcaacaaaaacataaacaaccatcaacaaacaaacattggtAAACAAataccaacaaaaaaatcaacaaccaTCATTAGGCAAACATCAACAAACAAATGTTGACAAACATCAACACACCCGCCTGTCTTTGTTCATCCAAACTAACGTTGTCATGGTGACGCCTGACGCGCAACGCGGCGGCGTAGAGCCAGACGTTTACGTTGACGGCAAAACAACACGACAACAAATGTCGAATGTcgttttgcttgtttgtttgcagaGGAGCGCAGAGACTCCGCCCACAAAGGCGTGTTGCGTccggtgatgatgtcacacacgcCGGTCGCTCGTGGACGCGGTGGAGCTCCACCCACCTGCAGGACGTGTCTGTCGAAGGCGTGCAGTCGGTCCGTCCTGGCGATCAGAACCCCCTGCTGGGTGACTTGGTACAGTCCAGacggggggcggagccagtAGTGGATGTTTAGATTGAGGCCCTGTGATTGGACAGCAGTGATGACTCATTCGGTGTCATAGGGGCGGGGCTACAGGCGGAGTGGTGGGGGTTCTTACGTCAGAGAAGTCCTGGTCCGACACCTGGACCACCAACACCTGGTTCCCATAGGTGGAGACGATGGAGGCGGGGCTTGAGCTCTGGATGACGAAGCCTTTGTAGGTGGAGCTGTTGAAGACGGGCGGGTGGAGGTTCTGACTGAGGACCCGGATCAGAACCGACGCCACGCTGAACTTCAGCCGGTCGTCCTCCTGACACACCTGCAGGGGGAGAGGGGCGGGGTTAGGGACAGGTAGACCACACCCTTTATCCTTGTCGTAATCATGAatcaacaaacaggaagtggtgtcGTTACCATGACGACGAGCGTAAAGTTGGTCATCACTTGTCGCCTGTTGACGGGTCGGGTCAGCCTGACCCCGCCCGTCCGGTTGTTCATCACAAACCTGCCGTGGTCGTCACCTGGTGACGCAGACACACCTGTTGTTACCTGGACACGCCCGTACACACCTGGACGCATCCGTTCACACCCGAACACGCGTGAGTGGCGGCGCTGACCTGACAGGATGCTGTAGAGCAGCGGCGTGTCGATTCCCCGGTCCCCGTcctgcgctctgattggaccAGGAGAAAACTCCACAACTGCTTCCTGAAACACGAACCGTGGGTGTCACCAACCGAACCAATCAGAGTCCAGTGGGTGGAGCCAGGTCCTACCTGCTGCTTGTGCGTGATGTTGGCGGTGTAGGCGGGACTTAGGCATACGGGGACGCCGGAGGAAACGGGGGTGCAGGGCAGGAAGTGAGGATACTGGTCGTCTCCGTCCTGGATGTCCAGCGTCAGGACGGCAGACGTGTTGAACTCCTCCAGGGTGTTGGTCTCCTGCGGGCCCGACAACGTCTGCGGTTCATTTCAAcatgttgacctttgacctcacacgtgacctttgacctcacctgGGCCCAGACGGTCACCTGCAGACGCGTCCTGGTCTCGTAGTCCAGAGGTTTGTCCAGAACCACGTCTCCGCTGTTGGGCAGATCGATCCTGAAGAACCGGGCGTCAggctgcaggtcaaaggtcacaggtcACAGGTGACGCCACAGACAGGAAGCGGCCGTAAGCGTGTGGACGAG encodes:
- the cdhr5-rs gene encoding cadherin-related family member 5 isoform X3 produces the protein MATPCRLLLWQVALRLSYHVASAGLCPGGADIFVRVSENSPTGQLIATLSVAMEPGANAVRLCLTGAAADWFYLEGRTIRLNSSASRVLDREVLGSVLIAELTCSEDDVIQVGHMTGGRGRVFRTQVIGSSPQSRSRILVEILNQNDNRPAFLEETLRPVAASELTAVNSVVFTVKATDADGDMISYIIDESSPDARFFRIDLPNSGDVVLDKPLDYETRTRLQVTVWAQETNTLEEFNTSAVLTLDIQDGDDQYPHFLPCTPVSSGVPVCLSPAYTANITHKQQEAVVEFSPGPIRAQDGDRGIDTPLLYSILSGDDHGRFVMNNRTGGVRLTRPVNRRQVMTNFTLVVMVCQEDDRLKFSVASVLIRVLSQNLHPPVFNSSTYKGFVIQSSSPASIVSTYGNQVLVVQVSDQDFSDGLNLNIHYWLRPPSGLYQVTQQGVLIARTDRLHAFDRHVLQVVARDQESGEEVWASLDIEVLQRGQPVPRGAFTEQPLFGGVDGRLAGGIVGTVLLLFLSSILFLLLRTTRRRRPPTTTDEHSTVAVGQHLNVVTSSRPLFPVDESSYTNQPSGSEGFQGRQGVYTRRHSQLPPPSSSSSPNIIIISDPGSRPRLDPGPLAETPGTRDTLRVSDVTEELEAPGGEGGARGGSK
- the cdhr5-rs gene encoding cadherin-related family member 5 isoform X1, with protein sequence MATPCRLLLWQVALRLSYHVASGERRTSHRHPGQVTPLVTHLAPPPAGLCPGGADIFVRVSENSPTGQLIATLSVAMEPGANAVRLCLTGAAADWFYLEGRTIRLNSSASRVLDREVLGSVLIAELTCSEDDVIQVGHMTGGRGRVFRTQVIGSSPQSRSRILVEILNQNDNRPAFLEETLRPVAASELTAVNSVVFTVKATDADGDMISYIIDESSPDARFFRIDLPNSGDVVLDKPLDYETRTRLQVTVWAQETNTLEEFNTSAVLTLDIQDGDDQYPHFLPCTPVSSGVPVCLSPAYTANITHKQQEAVVEFSPGPIRAQDGDRGIDTPLLYSILSGDDHGRFVMNNRTGGVRLTRPVNRRQVMTNFTLVVMVCQEDDRLKFSVASVLIRVLSQNLHPPVFNSSTYKGFVIQSSSPASIVSTYGNQVLVVQVSDQDFSDGLNLNIHYWLRPPSGLYQVTQQGVLIARTDRLHAFDRHVLQVVARDQESGEEVWASLDIEVLQRGQPVPRGAFTEQPLFGGVDGRLAGGIVGTVLLLFLSSILFLLLRTTRRRRPPTTTDEHSTVAVGQHLNVVTSSRPLFPVDESSYTNQPSGSEGFQGRQGVYTRRHSQLPPPSSSSSPNIIIISDPGSRPRLDPGPLAETPGTRDTLRVSDVTEELEAPGGEGGARGGSK
- the cdhr5-rs gene encoding cadherin-related family member 5 isoform X2, whose amino-acid sequence is MATPCRLLLWQVALRLSYHVASGERRTSHRHPGQVTPLVTHLAPPPAGLCPGGADIFVRVSENSPTGQLIATLSVAMEPGANAVRLCLTGAAADWFYLEGRTIRLNSSASRVLDREVLGSVLIAELTCSEDDVIQSRSRILVEILNQNDNRPAFLEETLRPVAASELTAVNSVVFTVKATDADGDMISYIIDESSPDARFFRIDLPNSGDVVLDKPLDYETRTRLQVTVWAQETNTLEEFNTSAVLTLDIQDGDDQYPHFLPCTPVSSGVPVCLSPAYTANITHKQQEAVVEFSPGPIRAQDGDRGIDTPLLYSILSGDDHGRFVMNNRTGGVRLTRPVNRRQVMTNFTLVVMVCQEDDRLKFSVASVLIRVLSQNLHPPVFNSSTYKGFVIQSSSPASIVSTYGNQVLVVQVSDQDFSDGLNLNIHYWLRPPSGLYQVTQQGVLIARTDRLHAFDRHVLQVVARDQESGEEVWASLDIEVLQRGQPVPRGAFTEQPLFGGVDGRLAGGIVGTVLLLFLSSILFLLLRTTRRRRPPTTTDEHSTVAVGQHLNVVTSSRPLFPVDESSYTNQPSGSEGFQGRQGVYTRRHSQLPPPSSSSSPNIIIISDPGSRPRLDPGPLAETPGTRDTLRVSDVTEELEAPGGEGGARGGSK